ATGGGCGGCGTCGGCGAAGCCGCAGTCGAAGGCGATCTCGGTGATGGTGCGGCGCGTGTGCTCCAGAAGCCAGCGCCCGTAATCCAGCCGCAGCCGGCGCTGGAAGGCCGACGGCGAGATGCCCAGCGCCGCCTGGAAGGAGCGTTCGAGCTGCCGGGCGCTGACCCCGACGTAGCGGGCGATGGCCTCGACGGAGGGCGGGGAGTCCAGCCGCTGCTCGATGAAATGCGTCGCCTGACGGACGCGGGCGTCGGTCACGCCGTCGAGGTTGGCGTAGAAATGCGCCTGCGGCAGCGCGCCGGGGCGGATGTCCTGAAGCATCATGTGGCGGACGGCCTGCCGCGCCTTCTGCCCGCCGCAGTGCCGCGCGACGAGGTAGAGGCCGAGGTCGATGGCCGCCGTCGATCCGGCGCAGGTGATCAGGTCGCCCTCGTCGATGAAGAGATGGTCCACCGAGGCGTTGGCGGCCGGGAAACGCTCGCGGAAGGTGTCCAGAACGTTCCAGTGGACGCAGACGCGGCGCGTGCCGACGAGGCCGGCGCGCGCGATGGCGAAGGTGCCGGTGCAGATGCCGAGAAGCCGCACCCGCTGCGCCGCCACCGTGCGCAGATAGGCGGTCACCGGCCCCGGCACCTCGTTCCGGTAATCGTTGCCCCCGCACACCGCCACGTAATCGAAGGGCGCCGGGGCAAGCAGGTCGCTGTTGGGCGTCACCAGCACGCCGCAGCTCGACCGGCGCGGCTGCGCGCCGACGCTCATCACCGTCCAGCTCGCGTCGATCTGCCGGCTGCGTCCGCCGAGGTCGGCGGCGAGCCGCACGGCGTCGATCAACCCGGAGAAGGCCGTCAGCGTGAACTGGTCGAGAAGCACGAAGCCGATGCGCAACCGGGGATCGGTGGGGGACGAGGCGTCGCGGACGGGGGCGTCCGGCATGTCGGGTCTGGGCGTCGGCATGTCGGAAATATTCAAGGATTCGGCAGCATTCTTCTATCGGAAAATACGTCGGAACAATTAGCTTTCGAACGAACCACGGCTCTGACGCCCGCTGGACCGACACCACGAAGGAACCGGTCATGACCCATACGCGCGCCGCCACCCGCACCGTCTCACGCTTTGCCGCCCTGACCGCCGTCCTGGCGGCCGGGGTCTCCCTGTACGCCCTGCCGGCCGCGGCCCAGGGCGAGATCCGCGTCGCCTGGTACGGCGGCAACTGGGGCGAGGCGTTCCGCACCTGCGTCGCGGAGCCCTTCACCAAGGCGACCGGCGTCCGCGTCGTGCCGGAGATCGGCACCTCGACCGTGACCTTCGCCAAGCTGCAGCAGCAGAAGGACGCGCCGACGCTCGACGTCGCCTACATGGACGGCGGCATCAGCGAGATGGCGCAGGCGGCGGGCGTGCTGGACGCCATCGACCCGACGGGCGTGCCGAACCTGGCGAAGGCGTTGCCGGAGGCGATCTACAAGGCGGACGGGTCGATCTTCGCCGCCGGTTCCGGCTACTACTCGCTGGGCCTGACCTACAACACCAAGGAGATCAAGACCCCGCCGACCTCGTGGAACGACCTGTGGAAGCCGGAGTTCGCGGACACGGTGACGATCCCGTCGCCGGCCAACTCCTCCGGCGTGCCCTTTGTCATGTTCCTGAACCGCATGTGGGGCAACCCGCCGGGCGACCTGTCGAAGACCTTCGAGAAGCTGAAGACGCTGAAGGCGGCGCTCTACTTCGACAGCTCGGGGGCGGCGAGCAACGCCTACCAGAGCGGCGAGGCGATCATCGGCGCGCATTTCAACGTCGGCGCCTGGGATCTGGCCGACAAGGGCCTGCCCATCGGCTTCGTCGTTCCGAAGGAAGGCGTCTGGGCCACCGACGCGCGCCTGCATCTGGTCAAGAACGCGCCGCACAAGGCCGACGCCCAGCGCTTCATCGACACCGCGCTGACCCCGGAGGCGTCGGCCTGTCTGGCGGAGAAGCTCTATCTCGGCCCGGCGGTGCAGAACGTGTCGGTGTCGCCGGACGTCGAGCGCAAGCTGCCCTGGGGCGTCGGCGGGTCGGTCAAGAACCTCAAGCTCTTCAACTGGGCGGACATCAACCGGGACCGCGCGGCGATCACCGACGCCTGGAACCGCGAACTCGCCCGCCAGTGAACCGCAGCCAGCCGGGGAGCCCCTCCATGTCCGCGACGCCCAAGCCCGACGCCCTGCTCTCCATCCGCTCCATCGACAAGCATTTCGGCACATACCATGCGCTGAGGGACGTGTCGCTGGATGTGGCCCATGGCGAGTTCGTCGCCCTGCTGGGGCCGAGCGGCTGCGGCAAGACGACCCTGCTGCGCTGCATCGCCGGCTTCCTCTCCCCCGATTCCGGGACCATCCGGATCGGCGGGGAGGACGTGACGCGGCTGCCGCCGCACCGGCGCCCGCTGAACACGGTGTTCCAGCATTACGCCTTGTTCCCGCATCTGAGCATCCTCGACAACGTGGCCTACGGGCCGCGCCGTCACGGGGTGCCGCGGGGCGAGGCGGTGGAGCGCGCCCGCGAGGCGCTGGAGCTGGTCGGGCTGGACTCCGCGGCGGGCCGCTACCCGCGGGAGCTGTCGGGCGGCCAGCAGCAGCGCGTCGCCCTGGCGCGGGCCTTCGTCAACCGCCCGAAGCTCCTCCTGCTCGACGAGCCGCTGAGCGCGCTCGACCTGAAGCTGCGCAAGCGGATGCAGATCGAGCTGAAGCATCTCCAGGAGAAGCTCGGCATCGCCTTCGTGTTCGTGACCCACGACCAGGAGGAGGCGATGAGCATGGCGAACCGCATCGTCGTCATGAACCGCGGCGTGATCGAGCAGGTGGGCGACGGGCGGGCCATCTACACCCGCCCGGCCAGCCGCTTCGTCGCCGACTTCATCGGCGAGGCCAACCTGCTGCCGGGAACGGCGGAGGGCGACGCCGGGGTGCGTCTGGCGGTGGGGTCGGCGCTGCTGCCCCACCTCGGCGCCGACACGCGGCAACAATACACCGCGGTGCTGCGGCCCGAGCATGTCGAGCTGCTGAACCAGCCGGAGGCGCCGGGCCTGATCACCGACCAGGGCTTCGTCGAGGACGTCATCGACACCGGCGGGCAGACCGTCGTGACGGTGCGCGTCGGCGAGCATCTGCTGGCCAGCCGCCGGCTGGGCATGGCGGGGGAGGGGCTGAATCCGGGGGCGCCGGTCTTCGTCGGCTTCCGTCCGGGGCACGTCCACATCATCGCCGAGCCGGCCACCCACCGGTCCGGACCATGAGCACGACCATGAGCGCCGCCATGAACCGAGCCTTGCCCCTGCTGGCGGCCCCGGTCGCCTTCTTCGCCGCCTTCTTCGCTGTCCCGATGATCGTGGTCGTGTCGTCCAGCCTGATGGCGGGCGGCGTGCCGTCCCTCGGCAACTACGCGCGGGTGCTGTTCGACCAGTATCACTGGGACGTGCTGGCGGCGACCTTCCGCATCGCCGGGCTGACCACGGTGGCCTGCGCGCTGCTCGGCTATCCGCTGGCCTATTATCTGGTGCGGGTGGTCAAGTCGCGGGCGCTGCGGCGGACCTGCGTCATCCTGCTGGTGCTGCCGCTGTTCACCAGCAACATCGTCCGCTCCTTCGGCTGGATGGTGCTGCTGGGACGCAACGGCCTCGTCAACGACGCGCTGGTCGGGGTCGGCATCCTGGACCGCCCGATGCGCTTCCTCGGCACCGAGCTGGGCATCGTGATCGGGCTGGTCTACATCCTGCTGCCCTTCATCGTGCTGGCGGTCGGCAACGCTCTGGCCGCGGTGGACCCGGCGCTGGAGGACGCCTCCTCCGACCTCGGCGCCACGCCCTTCGACACCTTCCGGACGGTCACCTTTCCGCTCTGCCTGCCGGGGCTGATGTCGGGGATCATCATGGTCTTCACCCTGGCGGTCAGCGCCTACGTCACGCCGGCCCTGCTCAGCGGCGGCAAGATCACGGTCTTCCCCATGCTGATCTTCCAGCAGTACAGCACGGTCTTCGACGTGAACTACGGCGGCGCGCTCAGCATGACGCTGCTGGTCATGACGCTGGTCCTGGTCGGTCTGGCCGGCTGGATCGGCAACGCCGGGGCCAGCGCAACGGGGAGGAAAGCCCAATGATCGCACGGCTTCTTCTGCGGGTGGTGTCCTGGTCGGTCATGGCCTACCTGATCCTGCCGCTTCTGGTCATCGTCGGTTCCTCCTTCACCGCCACCAGCTACCTCGCCTTCCCGCCGCAGGGGCTGACGCTCGACTGGTACGGGCGGATGCTCGGCGACACCTCCTATCTGGCGGCTTTCGGCACCAGCACCCTGCTGGCCCTGGTCGCCACGGCGGCGGCCCTGCTGCTCGGCGTTCCGGCGGCGCTGGCCATCGCCCGCTGCGAGTTTCCGGGCAAGAAGTTCCTGCTGTCGCTGCTGATGTCGCCGCTGGTCCTGCCGCACGTCGTGCTGGGTGCCGCCCTGCTGCAATACTGCGCGGCGCTGGGGCTGATGCGAAGCTTCACGGCGCTGCTGGTCGGGCACATCGTCATCATCATGCCCTTCGTCCTGCGCTCCGTCCTGCCGCAGCTGACGCCGGAGCAGCGGGCGCTGGAGGAGGCCTCCGCCGACCTGGGCGCCCGCCCGATGGAGACCTTCTTCCTGGTCACGCTGCCGCAGATCCGCAGCGGCCTGGCGAGCGGCGCGATCTTCGCCTTCATCTCCTCCTGGATCAACGTCGAGCTGAGCATCTTCAACACCACGGCGGAGATGACGACCATCCCGGTCAAGCTCTTCAACTACGTCCAGTACACGATCGACCCGGTCATCGCCGCGGTGTCCTCCATCACCATCGGCGTGGCGGCCCTGGCGATCATCATCCTCGACCTCACCGTCGGGCTGCATCTTCTGTCGGACCGGCGCTGACCGGTCCCGACACCCCCCGCTTCATCCCCCGATCCAACACTGAATCCGATCCACGAAAGGGTCCTTCCATGCGCATGCAAGACGCATTCGATGTCCTGTACACCCACACCGAGGGCGAGCCGCTCTGCATCATCCACAGCGGCATCCCCTATCCGGCCGGTTCCAGCATCCTGGAGAAGCGCCAGTTCCTGGAAACCCATTACGACTGGCTGCGCGAAGCCCTGATGCGCGAGCCGCGCGGCCACAAGGACATGTTCGGCGTCTTCCTGACCCCGCCGTCCGGCCCGGACTACGACGCCGGCCTGATCTACATCGACGGCACCCAGTATTCGCACATGTGCGGCCACGGCACGATCGCCGTCGCCATGGCGATGGTCGCCAACGGCCTCGTCCGCCGCGGCGAGAACGGACGCACCACCATCCGCTTCGAGACCACCGCCGGCCTCGTCGTCGCCGAGGTGGCCCATGAGGGCGACCGGGTGCTGTGGACCAAGTTCGAGAACGTCCCGGCCTACGTCGCCGCGCAGGACGTGGAGTTCGAGCTGCCGGAGATCGGCCCGCTGAAGGCCGACATCGTGTGGGGCGGCAACTACTTCGGCATCATCGACCTGACCGGCACCTCGCTGCGCATCGGGGCGGAGAACGGCACCGCCCTGTCGCATTACGGCATCCTGGCGCGCGAGCAGCTCCGCCAGAAGGTGGCGATCCAGCACCCGGCGTCGGCGCACATCAACAACTTCAACTTCGTGACCTTCTGGCACGAGCCGACCATCGAGGGCGCCTTCTACAAGAACGTCCACGTCTTCAGCGCCGGCCAGCTCGACCGTTCGCCGGGCGGCACCGGCACCAGCGCGATGATGGCGATGTTCGAGGCGCGCGGGAAGATGGCGATCGGCGACACCATCCGCTCCGAGGGCCTGCTCGGCACCGGCACCTTCGAGGGCAGCCTGCTCGGCGAGACCCGCCTGAACGGCGTGCGCGCCGTGCGCCCGACCGTCAAGGGCACGGCCAGCATTCTCGGCACCGCCCGCTGGGTCATCGACCGCAACGATCCGGTCGGCGCCGGCTTCCTGGTCGCCTGATCGGTCCTTAGCGGCAGCGTCCTGAACTTTGTCCCGGCGTCCCCTCAGGGCGCCGGGACCATTGTGCTGCGCCGATCAGGGCGATCCACCTGCCCATACCGGCGCGCCATCGTTGTATACAATGATGCTCACTCGGTTTTCGGGACCGTGAAGACGGCCCGCCCGGCGCGCACATGGGCGCGCATCACCGACGACGCCCATTCCCCGTCGCGGGCGGTCAGGGCTTCGACGATCTCGCGGTGGTGGTTCATGCTGCGGGCGAGGTCGCGCCGGCTGTAGCGGGCGAAGGTCCGCAGAACCAGCGGCATCTCCACCACCTGCCGGATCATCTGGCCCAGGCGCCGATCCCCGGCGATGTCGATCAGCAGGCCGTGGAAGCGGTCGTTCAGCGGCGTGATGCGTGAGAAATCCACCGCCTCGCCGTCCCCCACCACCGCCTCCATCGCGTCGCACAGCGCCCCCAGCTCGACAAGATGGTGCGGCTCCGCGCGGCTGGCGGCGAGGCCGGCCACCTGGCTTTCCAGCGTCGCGCGCAGCCCGAAAATCTCGTCGAGGTCCTGAATCGTCCAGGCGTTCACCTTGGCGCCGAGGTTGGGGACGAGCTGCAGCAGCCCGTCGGCGGACAGGCGGCGCAGGGCCTCCCGCACCGGGGTGCGGCTGACCCCGGTCAGCTCGGCCAGCTCCTGCTCGCGCAGATGGGCGCCCGGCGGCCAGCGGCTGGCCAGGATGCCTTCCCGAATGAAGCGATAAGCGCGGTCGGCGGCGCGGTTCGAGCCGCCACCAAGGCCGTTGTCCCATTGGGGCGCCAGAGCCCCGGCGCTCTCCGCCATGCTGACCTCCCTTGCGCTTCGCCCGACGCCTGAACTTTTCGGGTTGCGTTGTATACAATGACGCATTATGTTCGTGGGCACAACAAATCAATCGCCCGCTTCCGGTGCGCCCTGTTGGATGCCGCCGGCGGACGCGGCGGCGAGGGAGGGATACAACCGGTGACGACACCCGCACAACGCCTGAAAACGGCGCTAGAGGCTCCCGGCCTTCACCTGATGCCCTGCTGTTTCGACGCGCTGTCGGCACGGCTGATCGAGCAGGCCGGTTTCCGCGTCAGCCTGATGAGCGGCTTCGCCGTCTCGGCCACCCGGCTGGGGATGCCGGACACCGGGCTGATCTCCTTCGCCGAGATGCTGGACCAGCTCCGCAACGTCTGTCAGGCGGCCCCCGGCCTGCTGGTGATCGGCGACGGCGATACCGGCTACGGCAACGCCATGAACGTGCAGCGCACCGTGCGCGACTACGCCCGCGCCGGGGCCGCCGCCGTCCTGATCGAGGATCAGGTCAGCCCCAAGCGTTGCGGCCACACCAAGGGCAAGCAGGTCGTCGGGCGGGCCGAGGCGCGCATGAAGATCCGCGCCGCCGTCGACGCCGCCCGGTCGGGCTCCGACGACATCCTGATCCTGGCGCGGACGGACGCGCGCGCCGTGCACGGCTTCGACGCGGCGCTGGAGCGCTGCCAGGATTTCGTGGAGGAGGGCGCCGACATCATCTTCATGGAGGCCCCCTACGACGCGGCGGAGATGGCCGCCTTCTGCGCCGGGATCGACCGGCCGGCCATGGCGAACATGGTGCGCGGCGGCCAGACGCCGATTCTGCCGCCGCGCGAGCTGGAGGCGCTCGGCTTCAAGCTCGCCGCCTATCCGCTGACCCTGATGTCGGCGGCCATCGACGCTATGCGCACCGCCCTGGCCGCGGTGGCGGACGGGCGGGAGAGCCAGGTGGCCCAGGCCGATTTCGAGGCGCTGAAGTCCCTTGTCGGCTTCCCCGACTATTACGAGCGGGAACAGGCCTACCGGGCCGCCGAATGATGGGCCGAGTAAGGGGAGGCAACGCCATGACCACGCCGCGTTCCATCATCGACAAGATCTGGGACCAGCACGTCGTCGCCGATCTGGGCGACGGGCGGGTGCTGCTCCACATCGACCGCCACATGCTGCACGAGGTCACCAGCCCGCAGGCTTACGCCGGGCTGGCCGCCGCCGGGCGCCGGCTGCGCCGCCCCGACCTGACCTTCGCAACGGCGGACCACATCGTCTCCACCGAGAACGGCCGCACCGACGACACGGTGCCCGGCGGGCCGGAAATGATCCGCGCCCTGCGCGCCAACGCCGAATCCACCGGCGTCGCGCTGTTCGACCTGGGCGACATCCGCCAGGGCATCGTGCATGTGATCGCGCCGGAACTGGGGATCGCCCTGCCGGGCGCCACCCTGGTCTGCGGCGACAGCCACACCAGCACGGTCGGCGCTCTGGGCGCCATGGCCTGGGGCATCGGCACGTCGGAGGTCGAGCATGTCATGGCGACGCAGACCGCCATCCTGCGCCGCCCGCCGACCATGCGCATCACCTTCACCGGCACCCGCCCGGCGGGCGTGTCGGCCAAGGACATGGTGCTGAAGCTGATCGCCACCATCGGCACCGCCGGGGCGACGGGCTACGGCGTCGAATACGCCGGACCGGCCATCCGCGCGCTCTCCATGGAGGAGCGGATGACCGTCTGCAACATGTCGGTGGAGCTGGGCGCGCGCTTCGGCCTGATCGCGCCCGACGCGGTGACCTTCGCCTATCTCCAGGGGCGACCCTTCGCCCCGGCGGGCGACCTGTGGGAGCGGGCGGTTGAGGCGTGGCGCGCCCTGGCGAGCGATCCCGGCGCCCGCTTCGACGCCGAGATCGAACTGGACGTCTCTAGCCTCACGCCGCAGGTGTCCTGGGGCACCAGCCCGCAGGACTGCATCGGCGTCGGCGAGACCGTTCCCGA
This genomic window from Azospirillum brasilense contains:
- a CDS encoding GlxA family transcriptional regulator, with the translated sequence MPDAPVRDASSPTDPRLRIGFVLLDQFTLTAFSGLIDAVRLAADLGGRSRQIDASWTVMSVGAQPRRSSCGVLVTPNSDLLAPAPFDYVAVCGGNDYRNEVPGPVTAYLRTVAAQRVRLLGICTGTFAIARAGLVGTRRVCVHWNVLDTFRERFPAANASVDHLFIDEGDLITCAGSTAAIDLGLYLVARHCGGQKARQAVRHMMLQDIRPGALPQAHFYANLDGVTDARVRQATHFIEQRLDSPPSVEAIARYVGVSARQLERSFQAALGISPSAFQRRLRLDYGRWLLEHTRRTITEIAFDCGFADAAHFSRDFKTQFGEMPSRARKGKGGVT
- a CDS encoding ABC transporter substrate-binding protein — translated: MTHTRAATRTVSRFAALTAVLAAGVSLYALPAAAQGEIRVAWYGGNWGEAFRTCVAEPFTKATGVRVVPEIGTSTVTFAKLQQQKDAPTLDVAYMDGGISEMAQAAGVLDAIDPTGVPNLAKALPEAIYKADGSIFAAGSGYYSLGLTYNTKEIKTPPTSWNDLWKPEFADTVTIPSPANSSGVPFVMFLNRMWGNPPGDLSKTFEKLKTLKAALYFDSSGAASNAYQSGEAIIGAHFNVGAWDLADKGLPIGFVVPKEGVWATDARLHLVKNAPHKADAQRFIDTALTPEASACLAEKLYLGPAVQNVSVSPDVERKLPWGVGGSVKNLKLFNWADINRDRAAITDAWNRELARQ
- a CDS encoding ABC transporter ATP-binding protein; its protein translation is MSATPKPDALLSIRSIDKHFGTYHALRDVSLDVAHGEFVALLGPSGCGKTTLLRCIAGFLSPDSGTIRIGGEDVTRLPPHRRPLNTVFQHYALFPHLSILDNVAYGPRRHGVPRGEAVERAREALELVGLDSAAGRYPRELSGGQQQRVALARAFVNRPKLLLLDEPLSALDLKLRKRMQIELKHLQEKLGIAFVFVTHDQEEAMSMANRIVVMNRGVIEQVGDGRAIYTRPASRFVADFIGEANLLPGTAEGDAGVRLAVGSALLPHLGADTRQQYTAVLRPEHVELLNQPEAPGLITDQGFVEDVIDTGGQTVVTVRVGEHLLASRRLGMAGEGLNPGAPVFVGFRPGHVHIIAEPATHRSGP
- a CDS encoding ABC transporter permease, which translates into the protein MSAAMNRALPLLAAPVAFFAAFFAVPMIVVVSSSLMAGGVPSLGNYARVLFDQYHWDVLAATFRIAGLTTVACALLGYPLAYYLVRVVKSRALRRTCVILLVLPLFTSNIVRSFGWMVLLGRNGLVNDALVGVGILDRPMRFLGTELGIVIGLVYILLPFIVLAVGNALAAVDPALEDASSDLGATPFDTFRTVTFPLCLPGLMSGIIMVFTLAVSAYVTPALLSGGKITVFPMLIFQQYSTVFDVNYGGALSMTLLVMTLVLVGLAGWIGNAGASATGRKAQ
- a CDS encoding ABC transporter permease, producing the protein MIARLLLRVVSWSVMAYLILPLLVIVGSSFTATSYLAFPPQGLTLDWYGRMLGDTSYLAAFGTSTLLALVATAAALLLGVPAALAIARCEFPGKKFLLSLLMSPLVLPHVVLGAALLQYCAALGLMRSFTALLVGHIVIIMPFVLRSVLPQLTPEQRALEEASADLGARPMETFFLVTLPQIRSGLASGAIFAFISSWINVELSIFNTTAEMTTIPVKLFNYVQYTIDPVIAAVSSITIGVAALAIIILDLTVGLHLLSDRR
- a CDS encoding proline racemase family protein translates to MRMQDAFDVLYTHTEGEPLCIIHSGIPYPAGSSILEKRQFLETHYDWLREALMREPRGHKDMFGVFLTPPSGPDYDAGLIYIDGTQYSHMCGHGTIAVAMAMVANGLVRRGENGRTTIRFETTAGLVVAEVAHEGDRVLWTKFENVPAYVAAQDVEFELPEIGPLKADIVWGGNYFGIIDLTGTSLRIGAENGTALSHYGILAREQLRQKVAIQHPASAHINNFNFVTFWHEPTIEGAFYKNVHVFSAGQLDRSPGGTGTSAMMAMFEARGKMAIGDTIRSEGLLGTGTFEGSLLGETRLNGVRAVRPTVKGTASILGTARWVIDRNDPVGAGFLVA
- a CDS encoding GntR family transcriptional regulator, producing the protein MAESAGALAPQWDNGLGGGSNRAADRAYRFIREGILASRWPPGAHLREQELAELTGVSRTPVREALRRLSADGLLQLVPNLGAKVNAWTIQDLDEIFGLRATLESQVAGLAASRAEPHHLVELGALCDAMEAVVGDGEAVDFSRITPLNDRFHGLLIDIAGDRRLGQMIRQVVEMPLVLRTFARYSRRDLARSMNHHREIVEALTARDGEWASSVMRAHVRAGRAVFTVPKTE
- a CDS encoding isocitrate lyase/PEP mutase family protein, producing the protein MTTPAQRLKTALEAPGLHLMPCCFDALSARLIEQAGFRVSLMSGFAVSATRLGMPDTGLISFAEMLDQLRNVCQAAPGLLVIGDGDTGYGNAMNVQRTVRDYARAGAAAVLIEDQVSPKRCGHTKGKQVVGRAEARMKIRAAVDAARSGSDDILILARTDARAVHGFDAALERCQDFVEEGADIIFMEAPYDAAEMAAFCAGIDRPAMANMVRGGQTPILPPRELEALGFKLAAYPLTLMSAAIDAMRTALAAVADGRESQVAQADFEALKSLVGFPDYYEREQAYRAAE
- the leuC gene encoding 3-isopropylmalate dehydratase large subunit, with product MTTPRSIIDKIWDQHVVADLGDGRVLLHIDRHMLHEVTSPQAYAGLAAAGRRLRRPDLTFATADHIVSTENGRTDDTVPGGPEMIRALRANAESTGVALFDLGDIRQGIVHVIAPELGIALPGATLVCGDSHTSTVGALGAMAWGIGTSEVEHVMATQTAILRRPPTMRITFTGTRPAGVSAKDMVLKLIATIGTAGATGYGVEYAGPAIRALSMEERMTVCNMSVELGARFGLIAPDAVTFAYLQGRPFAPAGDLWERAVEAWRALASDPGARFDAEIELDVSSLTPQVSWGTSPQDCIGVGETVPDPEREADPKRRQAMRRALDYIGLEPGTPIRDLPVDMVFIGSCTNSRIEDLRAAAAVLKGRRVAAGLRALVVPGSGQVRRQAEAEGLDRVFTAAGFEWREPGCSMCAGMNADRVPPGKRCVATSNRNFEGRQGPGARTHLASPATAAAAAVAGRIVDVRSFEGGA